One part of the Diceros bicornis minor isolate mBicDic1 unplaced genomic scaffold, mDicBic1.mat.cur scaffold_55_ctg1, whole genome shotgun sequence genome encodes these proteins:
- the LOC131403094 gene encoding mucin-16-like encodes MGKPAVWTPSAPTILTPWATMPLCWERRVSTCLLFLSVAPGSASQSLSIQREHQLRFHIISWNLSNPEPTSSEYTVLLRDTQDQVTKLYRGSQL; translated from the exons atggggaagccagcagtgtggacgccgtctgcacctaccatcctgaccccgtgggccaccatgcctctgtgctgggagcggagagtctccacctgtctgctcttcctctcggtggctccaggctctgcatcccagagtttatccatccagagagagcaccagctacgtttccacatcatcagctggaacctcagcaacccggagcccacatcctcggagtacaccgtcctgctgagggacacccaggaccag gtcaccaagctctacagaggcagccagctgtga